A window of Solanum stenotomum isolate F172 chromosome 3, ASM1918654v1, whole genome shotgun sequence contains these coding sequences:
- the LOC125858405 gene encoding LEAF RUST 10 DISEASE-RESISTANCE LOCUS RECEPTOR-LIKE PROTEIN KINASE-like 1.2 isoform X1, with amino-acid sequence MHAQNFPLPLLHSIIAFLCFLITSSPSYGQEDKQHSTCNSSYTCGNIQNISFPFWGGDRPQECGLPQFKLTCEANQDPLIHIDGHNFRVLDINGDNQTMRIAQNDLEEDICPDRFGNTSFNDPLLRYGPDFGILILFYACPFDIPSEWKKFTFSCNNTGESSHGFYPDQSFISFWGPQYGSCERNVIVPVLLTAFKRFQDQGSTKILELLKQGFDVVYNKSLVCMACERSGGLCWSETDFAEPTCLCRDRTYSYYCGFVHGFVQEQGDKRDIRVKVAVGVTAAAFTAIVACVIFFLYYHRQKKSHAGSSLITRSILSYPSSTMDPEKSSHYLGVHVFDYNELEEATNSFDSSKELGEGGFGTVYKGKLRDGRVVAVKRLYENNYKRVEQFRNEIEILTRLRHRNLVTLYGCTSRHGRELLLVYEYISNGTVADHLHGEFSKPGSLSWNTRMSISIETASALAFLHNSEVIHRDVKTNNILLDSNFCVKVADFGLSRLFPTDVTHVSTAPQGTPGYVDPQYHECYQLTSKSDVYSFGVVLIELISSLPAVDICRHRQEINLSNMAINKIQSNTLHELVDSNLGFDSNNLVKLMITAVAELAFQCLQNDRDLRPSMPEVLEALLGIQSMDKTATEIGKPSPGDDAGLLNNHALSLSPDSVISKWTSSSSSTTHASSIG; translated from the exons ATGCATGCTCAAAACTTCCCTCTTCCTCTGCTCCATTCCATCATCGCCTTCCTATGCTTCTTGATCACGTCCTCGCCATCCTATGGCCAAGAGGATAAACAGCATTCCACTTGTAATAGCTCCTACACCTGTGGGAATATTCAAAATATCAGCTTCCCTTTCTGGGGTGGCGATCGACCTCAAGAATGTGGTCTTCCACAATTCAAGCTTACATGTGAAGCCAATCAGGATCCCCTTATACATATCGATGGTCATAATTTTCGCGTACTTGACATCAATGGAGACAATCAAACCATGAGAATTGCCCAAAATGATCTTGAGGAAGACATTTGTCCTGATAGATTCGGTAACACTAGCTTTAATGATCCCCTATTACGCTATGGTCCTGACTTTGGGATTCTCATCCTGTTCTATGCTTGTCCTTTCGATATACCTTCTGAATGGAAAAAATTCACCTTTAGCTGCAATAACACCGGAGAGTCCAGTCATGGTTTCTATCCAGATCAGTCATTTATATCATTCTGGGGACCGCAGTATGGGAGTTGTGAGCGAAATGTCATAGTTCCTGTGTTGTTAACGGCATTTAAGCGGTTCCAAGACCAAGGAAGTACGAAAATATTGGAGCTATTGAAGCAAGGGTTTGATGTGGTTTACAACAAAAGCCTAGTATGCATGGCTTGTGAGAGATCAGGGGGGTTATGTTGGTCAGAAACAGATTTTGCAGAGCCAACTTGCCTTTGTCGGGACCGGACTTATTCCTATTACTGCGGTTTTGTACACGGTTTTGTACAGGAACAAG GTGATAAAAGAGATATCAGAGTGAAGGTTGCCGTAG GTGTAACTGCAGCTGCATTCACTGCCATTGTGGCATGTGTAATTTTCTTTCTCTATTATCATCGACAGAAGAAAAGTCATGCTGGTTCGTCTTTGATAACCAGAAGTATCCTTTCCTATCCCTCCTCAACAATGGACCCTGAAAAATCTTCTCACTATTTGGGAGTTCATGTCTTCGATTACAATGAACTGGAAGAAGCCACAAACAGTTTTGATTCCAGCAAAGAGCTAGGAGAAGGTGGATTTGGCACAGTATATAAAG GTAAACTTCGAGATGGGCGTGTTGTTGCTGTAAAACGTTTATATGAGAACAACTACAAGAGGGTTGAGCAATTCCGAAATGAAATTGAAATCCTCACTCGTTTGCGCCATCGAAATCTAGTTACCCTTTACGGATGCACATCTCGCCATGGCCGTGAGCTTCTTCTTGTGTATGAATATATTTCCAATGGTACTGTTGCTGATCATCTTCATGGGGAATTCTCAAAGCCTGGATCACTTTCATGGAATACACGAATGAGCATTTCCATAGAAACGGCAAGCGCGCTAGCCTTTCTCCATAATTCAGAGGTCATTCACCGAGATGTAAAAACTAACAATATCCTCCTAGACAGTAATTTCTGCGTCAAAGTAGCTGATTTTGGGTTGTCTCGGCTTTTCCCTACTGATGTTACACATGTCTCAACAGCTCCACAGGGTACCCCTGGATATGTTGATCCCCAGTATCACGAATGCTATCAACTCACCAGTAAAAGTGATGTTTATAGTTTCGGGGTGGTATTAATCGAGCTTATATCCTCTCTGCCAGCTGTTGATATCTGTAGGCATCGACAGGAAATAAATCTATCAAATATGGCAATTAACAAGATTCAGAGCAACACGTTACATGAGCTGGTTGATTCAAATCTTGGTTTTGACTCCAATAACTTGGTAAAGTTGATGATCACTGCCGTGGCAGAGTTGGCTTTCCAGTGTCTTCAGAACGACAGGGATTTGAGACCATCCATGCCAGAGGTTTTGGAGGCTCTACTGGGAATTCAGAGTATGGATAAAACAGCAACAGAAATAGGGAAGCCAAGTCCCGGTGATGATGCTGGATTGTTGAACAATCACGCATTATCTCTCTCACCCGATTCAGTTATTTCAAAATGGACTAGCAGTAGCAGTTCAACAACACATGCTTCCAGTATTGGCTAA
- the LOC125858405 gene encoding LEAF RUST 10 DISEASE-RESISTANCE LOCUS RECEPTOR-LIKE PROTEIN KINASE-like 1.2 isoform X3, translated as MFQNQSICFFYYYFFVSLFFSFVRSSANNDTSSYAFCPKSTCNGVEISYPFWRLDNYNASAPQYCGYPGFGINCSKNQPLPIIYLPGDAFYVKSIDYKSYSLALVDADVFNETCPRAHHNLTLEKLPLKFSDSALELTFYFDCTEPLPDSLPAECLKSSGNRTYFYVGETEPDDLNWFGICEEKVVATVKERRRFQNNDWIGGFGAAMGEGFVLDWRSASECGQCEESDGRCGYNNSTQNLLCYCQDGTVKFKHCEGDKRDIRVKVAVGVTAAAFTAIVACVIFFLYYHRQKKSHAGSSLITRSILSYPSSTMDPEKSSHYLGVHVFDYNELEEATNSFDSSKELGEGGFGTVYKGKLRDGRVVAVKRLYENNYKRVEQFRNEIEILTRLRHRNLVTLYGCTSRHGRELLLVYEYISNGTVADHLHGEFSKPGSLSWNTRMSISIETASALAFLHNSEVIHRDVKTNNILLDSNFCVKVADFGLSRLFPTDVTHVSTAPQGTPGYVDPQYHECYQLTSKSDVYSFGVVLIELISSLPAVDICRHRQEINLSNMAINKIQSNTLHELVDSNLGFDSNNLVKLMITAVAELAFQCLQNDRDLRPSMPEVLEALLGIQSMDKTATEIGKPSPGDDAGLLNNHALSLSPDSVISKWTSSSSSTTHASSIG; from the exons ATGTTTCAAAATCAATCAATCtgcttcttctactactactttTTTGTGTCTCTGTTTTTCTCCTTCGTCAGATCCAGTGCAAATAATGATACTTCCTCCTATGCATTTTGTCCTAAATCAACCTGCAATGGAGTGGAAATTTCATATCCATTCTGGAGACTTGACAATTACAACGCCAGCGCTCCTCAGTACTGTGGTTATCCAGGATTTGGAATCAATTGCTCAAAAAACCAACCGCTTCCGATTATTTACCTTCCAGGCGATGCTTTCTACGTCAAAAGTATAGATTATAAAAGCTATTCTCTCGCTCTAGTGGACGCTGATGTTTTCAATGAGACATGCCCTAGAGCACATCACAACCTTACATTGGAGAAATTGCCGTTGAAGTTTTCCGATTCCGCTCTGGAACTTACCTTCTATTTCGATTGTACGGAACCTCTACCCGATTCTCTTCCCGCAGAATGCTTGAAATCAAGTGGAAACAGGACGTATTTCTACGTTGGGGAAACTGAGCCAGACGATTTGAACTGGTTTGGGATTTGTGAAGAGAAAGTGGTGGCGACGGTGAAGGAAAGGAGAAGATTCCAGAACAATGATTGGATCGGAGGATTTGGTGCCGCCATGGGAGAGGGTTTCGTGCTGGACTGGCGGAGCGCGTCGGAGTGCGGGCAGTGTGAGGAATCAGACGGGAGGTGCGGTTATAACAATTCAACCCAAAACCTTTTGTGCTACTGCCAAGATGGTACCGTTAAGTTTAAACATTGCGAAG GTGATAAAAGAGATATCAGAGTGAAGGTTGCCGTAG GTGTAACTGCAGCTGCATTCACTGCCATTGTGGCATGTGTAATTTTCTTTCTCTATTATCATCGACAGAAGAAAAGTCATGCTGGTTCGTCTTTGATAACCAGAAGTATCCTTTCCTATCCCTCCTCAACAATGGACCCTGAAAAATCTTCTCACTATTTGGGAGTTCATGTCTTCGATTACAATGAACTGGAAGAAGCCACAAACAGTTTTGATTCCAGCAAAGAGCTAGGAGAAGGTGGATTTGGCACAGTATATAAAG GTAAACTTCGAGATGGGCGTGTTGTTGCTGTAAAACGTTTATATGAGAACAACTACAAGAGGGTTGAGCAATTCCGAAATGAAATTGAAATCCTCACTCGTTTGCGCCATCGAAATCTAGTTACCCTTTACGGATGCACATCTCGCCATGGCCGTGAGCTTCTTCTTGTGTATGAATATATTTCCAATGGTACTGTTGCTGATCATCTTCATGGGGAATTCTCAAAGCCTGGATCACTTTCATGGAATACACGAATGAGCATTTCCATAGAAACGGCAAGCGCGCTAGCCTTTCTCCATAATTCAGAGGTCATTCACCGAGATGTAAAAACTAACAATATCCTCCTAGACAGTAATTTCTGCGTCAAAGTAGCTGATTTTGGGTTGTCTCGGCTTTTCCCTACTGATGTTACACATGTCTCAACAGCTCCACAGGGTACCCCTGGATATGTTGATCCCCAGTATCACGAATGCTATCAACTCACCAGTAAAAGTGATGTTTATAGTTTCGGGGTGGTATTAATCGAGCTTATATCCTCTCTGCCAGCTGTTGATATCTGTAGGCATCGACAGGAAATAAATCTATCAAATATGGCAATTAACAAGATTCAGAGCAACACGTTACATGAGCTGGTTGATTCAAATCTTGGTTTTGACTCCAATAACTTGGTAAAGTTGATGATCACTGCCGTGGCAGAGTTGGCTTTCCAGTGTCTTCAGAACGACAGGGATTTGAGACCATCCATGCCAGAGGTTTTGGAGGCTCTACTGGGAATTCAGAGTATGGATAAAACAGCAACAGAAATAGGGAAGCCAAGTCCCGGTGATGATGCTGGATTGTTGAACAATCACGCATTATCTCTCTCACCCGATTCAGTTATTTCAAAATGGACTAGCAGTAGCAGTTCAACAACACATGCTTCCAGTATTGGCTAA
- the LOC125858405 gene encoding LEAF RUST 10 DISEASE-RESISTANCE LOCUS RECEPTOR-LIKE PROTEIN KINASE-like 1.2 isoform X5 translates to MFQNQSICFFYYYFFVSLFFSFVRSSANNDTSSYAFCPKSTCNGVEISYPFWRLDNYNASAPQYCGYPGFGINCSKNQPLPIIYLPGDAFYVKSIDYKSYSLALVDADVFNETCPRAHHNLTLEKLPLKFSDSALELTFYFDCTEPLPDSLPAECLKSSGNTTYFYVGETEPDDLNWFGICEEKVVATVKERRRFQNNDWIGGFGAAMGEGFVLDWRSASECGQCEESDGRCGYNNSTHNLLCYCQDGTVKFKHCEGVTAAAFTAIVACVIFFLYYHRQKKSHAGSSLITRSILSYPSSTMDPEKSSHYLGVHVFDYNELEEATNSFDSSKELGEGGFGTVYKGKLRDGRVVAVKRLYENNYKRVEQFRNEIEILTRLRHRNLVTLYGCTSRHGRELLLVYEYISNGTVADHLHGEFSKPGSLSWNTRMSISIETASALAFLHNSEVIHRDVKTNNILLDSNFCVKVADFGLSRLFPTDVTHVSTAPQGTPGYVDPQYHECYQLTSKSDVYSFGVVLIELISSLPAVDICRHRQEINLSNMAINKIQSNTLHELVDSNLGFDSNNLVKLMITAVAELAFQCLQNDRDLRPSMPEVLEALLGIQSMDKTATEIGKPSPGDDAGLLNNHALSLSPDSVISKWTSSSSSTTHASSIG, encoded by the exons ATGTTTCAAAATCAATCAATCtgcttcttctactactactttTTTGTGTCTCTGTTTTTCTCCTTCGTCAGATCCAGTGCAAATAATGATACTTCCTCCTATGCATTTTGTCCTAAATCAACCTGCAATGGAGTGGAAATTTCATATCCATTCTGGAGACTTGACAATTACAACGCCAGCGCTCCTCAGTACTGTGGTTATCCAGGATTTGGAATCAATTGCTCAAAAAACCAACCGCTTCCGATTATTTACCTTCCAGGCGATGCTTTCTACGTCAAAAGTATAGATTATAAAAGCTATTCTCTCGCTCTAGTGGACGCTGATGTTTTCAATGAGACATGCCCTAGAGCACATCACAACCTTACATTGGAGAAATTGCCGTTGAAGTTTTCCGATTCCGCTCTGGAACTTACCTTCTATTTCGATTGTACGGAACCTCTACCCGATTCTCTTCCCGCAGAATGCTTGAAATCAAGTGGAAACACGACGTATTTCTACGTTGGGGAAACTGAGCCAGACGATTTGAACTGGTTTGGGATTTGTGAAGAGAAAGTGGTGGCGACGGTGAAGGAAAGGAGAAGATTCCAGAACAATGATTGGATCGGAGGATTTGGTGCCGCCATGGGAGAGGGTTTCGTGCTGGACTGGCGGAGCGCGTCGGAGTGCGGGCAGTGTGAGGAATCAGACGGGAGGTGCGGTTATAACAATTCAACCCATAACCTTTTGTGCTACTGCCAAGATGGTACCGTTAAGTTTAAACATTGCGAAG GTGTAACTGCAGCTGCATTCACTGCCATTGTGGCATGTGTAATTTTCTTTCTCTATTATCATCGACAGAAGAAAAGTCATGCTGGTTCGTCTTTGATAACCAGAAGTATCCTTTCCTATCCCTCCTCAACAATGGACCCTGAAAAATCTTCTCACTATTTGGGAGTTCATGTCTTCGATTACAATGAACTGGAAGAAGCCACAAACAGTTTTGATTCCAGCAAAGAGCTAGGAGAAGGTGGATTTGGCACAGTATATAAAG GTAAACTTCGAGATGGGCGTGTTGTTGCTGTAAAACGTTTATATGAGAACAACTACAAGAGGGTTGAGCAATTCCGAAATGAAATTGAAATCCTCACTCGTTTGCGCCATCGAAATCTAGTTACCCTTTACGGATGCACATCTCGCCATGGCCGTGAGCTTCTTCTTGTGTATGAATATATTTCCAATGGTACTGTTGCTGATCATCTTCATGGGGAATTCTCAAAGCCTGGATCACTTTCATGGAATACACGAATGAGCATTTCCATAGAAACGGCAAGCGCGCTAGCCTTTCTCCATAATTCAGAGGTCATTCACCGAGATGTAAAAACTAACAATATCCTCCTAGACAGTAATTTCTGCGTCAAAGTAGCTGATTTTGGGTTGTCTCGGCTTTTCCCTACTGATGTTACACATGTCTCAACAGCTCCACAGGGTACCCCTGGATATGTTGATCCCCAGTATCACGAATGCTATCAACTCACCAGTAAAAGTGATGTTTATAGTTTCGGGGTGGTATTAATCGAGCTTATATCCTCTCTGCCAGCTGTTGATATCTGTAGGCATCGACAGGAAATAAATCTATCAAATATGGCAATTAACAAGATTCAGAGCAACACGTTACATGAGCTGGTTGATTCAAATCTTGGTTTTGACTCCAATAACTTGGTAAAGTTGATGATCACTGCCGTGGCAGAGTTGGCTTTCCAGTGTCTTCAGAACGACAGGGATTTGAGACCATCCATGCCAGAGGTTTTGGAGGCTCTACTGGGAATTCAGAGTATGGATAAAACAGCAACAGAAATAGGGAAGCCAAGTCCCGGTGATGATGCTGGATTGTTGAACAATCACGCATTATCTCTCTCACCCGATTCAGTTATTTCAAAATGGACTAGCAGTAGCAGTTCAACAACACATGCTTCCAGTATTGGCTAA
- the LOC125858405 gene encoding LEAF RUST 10 DISEASE-RESISTANCE LOCUS RECEPTOR-LIKE PROTEIN KINASE-like 1.2 isoform X2: MFQNQSICFFYYYFFVSLFFSFVRSSANNDTSSYAFCPKSTCNGVEISYPFWRLDNYNASAPQYCGYPGFGINCSKNQPLPIIYLPGDAFYVKSIDYKSYSLALVDADVFNETCPRAHHNLTLEKLPLKFSDSALELTFYFDCTEPLPDSLPAECLKSSGNTTYFYVGETEPDDLNWFGICEEKVVATVKERRRFQNNDWIGGFGAAMGEGFVLDWRSASECGQCEESDGRCGYNNSTHNLLCYCQDGTVKFKHCEGDKRDIRVKVAVGVTAAAFTAIVACVIFFLYYHRQKKSHAGSSLITRSILSYPSSTMDPEKSSHYLGVHVFDYNELEEATNSFDSSKELGEGGFGTVYKGKLRDGRVVAVKRLYENNYKRVEQFRNEIEILTRLRHRNLVTLYGCTSRHGRELLLVYEYISNGTVADHLHGEFSKPGSLSWNTRMSISIETASALAFLHNSEVIHRDVKTNNILLDSNFCVKVADFGLSRLFPTDVTHVSTAPQGTPGYVDPQYHECYQLTSKSDVYSFGVVLIELISSLPAVDICRHRQEINLSNMAINKIQSNTLHELVDSNLGFDSNNLVKLMITAVAELAFQCLQNDRDLRPSMPEVLEALLGIQSMDKTATEIGKPSPGDDAGLLNNHALSLSPDSVISKWTSSSSSTTHASSIG, translated from the exons ATGTTTCAAAATCAATCAATCtgcttcttctactactactttTTTGTGTCTCTGTTTTTCTCCTTCGTCAGATCCAGTGCAAATAATGATACTTCCTCCTATGCATTTTGTCCTAAATCAACCTGCAATGGAGTGGAAATTTCATATCCATTCTGGAGACTTGACAATTACAACGCCAGCGCTCCTCAGTACTGTGGTTATCCAGGATTTGGAATCAATTGCTCAAAAAACCAACCGCTTCCGATTATTTACCTTCCAGGCGATGCTTTCTACGTCAAAAGTATAGATTATAAAAGCTATTCTCTCGCTCTAGTGGACGCTGATGTTTTCAATGAGACATGCCCTAGAGCACATCACAACCTTACATTGGAGAAATTGCCGTTGAAGTTTTCCGATTCCGCTCTGGAACTTACCTTCTATTTCGATTGTACGGAACCTCTACCCGATTCTCTTCCCGCAGAATGCTTGAAATCAAGTGGAAACACGACGTATTTCTACGTTGGGGAAACTGAGCCAGACGATTTGAACTGGTTTGGGATTTGTGAAGAGAAAGTGGTGGCGACGGTGAAGGAAAGGAGAAGATTCCAGAACAATGATTGGATCGGAGGATTTGGTGCCGCCATGGGAGAGGGTTTCGTGCTGGACTGGCGGAGCGCGTCGGAGTGCGGGCAGTGTGAGGAATCAGACGGGAGGTGCGGTTATAACAATTCAACCCATAACCTTTTGTGCTACTGCCAAGATGGTACCGTTAAGTTTAAACATTGCGAAG GTGATAAAAGAGATATCAGAGTGAAGGTTGCCGTAG GTGTAACTGCAGCTGCATTCACTGCCATTGTGGCATGTGTAATTTTCTTTCTCTATTATCATCGACAGAAGAAAAGTCATGCTGGTTCGTCTTTGATAACCAGAAGTATCCTTTCCTATCCCTCCTCAACAATGGACCCTGAAAAATCTTCTCACTATTTGGGAGTTCATGTCTTCGATTACAATGAACTGGAAGAAGCCACAAACAGTTTTGATTCCAGCAAAGAGCTAGGAGAAGGTGGATTTGGCACAGTATATAAAG GTAAACTTCGAGATGGGCGTGTTGTTGCTGTAAAACGTTTATATGAGAACAACTACAAGAGGGTTGAGCAATTCCGAAATGAAATTGAAATCCTCACTCGTTTGCGCCATCGAAATCTAGTTACCCTTTACGGATGCACATCTCGCCATGGCCGTGAGCTTCTTCTTGTGTATGAATATATTTCCAATGGTACTGTTGCTGATCATCTTCATGGGGAATTCTCAAAGCCTGGATCACTTTCATGGAATACACGAATGAGCATTTCCATAGAAACGGCAAGCGCGCTAGCCTTTCTCCATAATTCAGAGGTCATTCACCGAGATGTAAAAACTAACAATATCCTCCTAGACAGTAATTTCTGCGTCAAAGTAGCTGATTTTGGGTTGTCTCGGCTTTTCCCTACTGATGTTACACATGTCTCAACAGCTCCACAGGGTACCCCTGGATATGTTGATCCCCAGTATCACGAATGCTATCAACTCACCAGTAAAAGTGATGTTTATAGTTTCGGGGTGGTATTAATCGAGCTTATATCCTCTCTGCCAGCTGTTGATATCTGTAGGCATCGACAGGAAATAAATCTATCAAATATGGCAATTAACAAGATTCAGAGCAACACGTTACATGAGCTGGTTGATTCAAATCTTGGTTTTGACTCCAATAACTTGGTAAAGTTGATGATCACTGCCGTGGCAGAGTTGGCTTTCCAGTGTCTTCAGAACGACAGGGATTTGAGACCATCCATGCCAGAGGTTTTGGAGGCTCTACTGGGAATTCAGAGTATGGATAAAACAGCAACAGAAATAGGGAAGCCAAGTCCCGGTGATGATGCTGGATTGTTGAACAATCACGCATTATCTCTCTCACCCGATTCAGTTATTTCAAAATGGACTAGCAGTAGCAGTTCAACAACACATGCTTCCAGTATTGGCTAA
- the LOC125858405 gene encoding LEAF RUST 10 DISEASE-RESISTANCE LOCUS RECEPTOR-LIKE PROTEIN KINASE-like 2.1 isoform X4, producing the protein MFQNQSICFFYYYFFVSLFFSFVRSSANNDTSSYAFCPKSTCNGVEISYPFWRLDNYNASAPQYCGYPGFGINCSKNQPLPIIYLPGDAFYVKSIDYKSYSLALVDADVFNETCPRAHHNLTLEKLPLKFSDSALELTFYFDCTEPLPDSLPAECLKSSGNRTYFYVGETEPDDLNWFGICEEKVVATVKERRRFQNNDWIGGFGAAMGEGFVLDWRSASECGQCEESDGRCGYNNSTQNLLCYCQDGTVKFKHCEGSKRDNAVKIAVGISAAGIGIVLICYMIYWFVFKKSSATRLSLPKQGREHQNVETFLRQYGSLAPKVYSYSDIRKMTNSLQVKLGQGGYGGVYKGYLNGRPVAVKILNSTKGNGEDFINEVASISRTSHVNIVTLLGFCFNGRERALIYEFMSNGSLDQHIYGEDSKLGWEKLYKIALGIGRGLEYLHRGCNARILHFDIKPHNILLDEDFCPKISDFGLAKLCLQKESMISMLEARGTIGYIAPEVFCRNFGGVSHKSDVYSYGMMVLEMVGGRRNYSAERSHHSEIYFPRWAYQRLVTDEDLNIQCITTKEDEEIAKKMILVGLWCIQTDPSQRPSMSKAIEMLEGNLETIQFPPKPFICSPSRSEGSSMIPLGKPTMPFIYSSSSSTLDSTEHLVI; encoded by the exons ATGTTTCAAAATCAATCAATCtgcttcttctactactactttTTTGTGTCTCTGTTTTTCTCCTTCGTCAGATCCAGTGCAAATAATGATACTTCCTCCTATGCATTTTGTCCTAAATCAACCTGCAATGGAGTGGAAATTTCATATCCATTCTGGAGACTTGACAATTACAACGCCAGCGCTCCTCAGTACTGTGGTTATCCAGGATTTGGAATCAATTGCTCAAAAAACCAACCGCTTCCGATTATTTACCTTCCAGGCGATGCTTTCTACGTCAAAAGTATAGATTATAAAAGCTATTCTCTCGCTCTAGTGGACGCTGATGTTTTCAATGAGACATGCCCTAGAGCACATCACAACCTTACATTGGAGAAATTGCCGTTGAAGTTTTCCGATTCCGCTCTGGAACTTACCTTCTATTTCGATTGTACGGAACCTCTACCCGATTCTCTTCCCGCAGAATGCTTGAAATCAAGTGGAAACAGGACGTATTTCTACGTTGGGGAAACTGAGCCAGACGATTTGAACTGGTTTGGGATTTGTGAAGAGAAAGTGGTGGCGACGGTGAAGGAAAGGAGAAGATTCCAGAACAATGATTGGATCGGAGGATTTGGTGCCGCCATGGGAGAGGGTTTCGTGCTGGACTGGCGGAGCGCGTCGGAGTGCGGGCAGTGTGAGGAATCAGACGGGAGGTGCGGTTATAACAATTCAACCCAAAACCTTTTGTGCTACTGCCAAGATGGTACCGTTAAGTTTAAACATTGCGAAG GCAGTAAAAGAGATAATGCGGTGAAGATAGCCGTAG GTATCTCTGCTGCTGGGATAGGAATAGTATTAATCTGCTACATGATCTACTGGTTTGTCTTTAAGAAATCATCTGCTACACGCCTTTCGTTACCAAAGCAGGGGAGGGAACATCAGAATGTTGAGACCTTCCTCCGGCAATATGGATCCCTTGCCCCTAAGGTATACAGCTATTCAGACATTAGGAAAATGACAAATTCACTTCAAGTGAAACTTGGACAAGGGGGTTATGGAGGGGTCTATAAAGGTTACCTAAACGGCCGTCCTGTTGCTGTAAAGATTTTAAATTCTACCAAAGGGAATGGAGAAGACTTTATCAACGAAGTTGCAAGCATCAGTAGAACTTCACATGTGAACATAGTTACTCTGTTGGGATTCTGTTTCAATGGTCGAGAAAGAGCTcttatttatgaattcatgtCGAATGGATCACTCGATCAACACATCTATGGTGAAGATTCTAAGTTGGGATGGGAAAAGTTGTACAAAATTGCACTTGGGATAGGTCGAGGACTGGAGTATTTGCACCGAGGGTGCAATGCACGAATACTGCATTTTGATATAAAACCTCACAACATCCTTCTTGATGAAGACTTTTGCCCCAAGATATCTGATTTTGGCTTAGCTAAACTATGCCTTCAGAAAGAAAGCATGATATCAATGTTGGAAGCAAGAGGAACCATTGGTTACATTGCTCCGGAAGTATTCTGTAGAAATTTTGGAGGCGTCTCACACAAATCCGATGTTTACAGCTATGGAATGATGGTTCTTGAAATGGTTGGAGGAAGGAGGAACTACAGTGCTGAAAGAAGTCATCATAGTGAAATATACTTCCCGCGTTGGGCTTATCAACGCCTTGTGACAGATGAAGACTTGAATATACAATGCATCACGACCAAAGAAGACGAAGAAATTGCTAAGAAGATGATACTAGTAGGCTTGTGGTGCATTCAAACTGATCCCTCACAAAGGCCATCAATGAGTAAGGCAATTGAAATGCTTGAAGGTAACTTAGAGACCATCCAATTTCCACCAAAGCCTTTTATATGTTCTCCCTCGCGATCAGAAGGATCATCGATGATCCCTTTGGGGAAGCCAACAATGCCCTTTATATATTCTTCTTCGAGTTCAACACTTGATTCTACAGAACATTTGGTTATATAa